The Mesorhizobium loti genome includes a region encoding these proteins:
- a CDS encoding DoxX family protein, with protein sequence MSISETAPVSPGALWTGRALSGVIVLFMIFDGVIKLPPLDIVTQTMVPLGWPADPNVARMLGIIGLISTALYALPRTAVLGAILLTAYMGGAIATNVRVDNPLFSHTLFGVYLGIILWGGLYLRDPRVRALIPFSR encoded by the coding sequence ATGAGCATTTCCGAAACCGCGCCCGTATCGCCGGGCGCTTTGTGGACCGGCCGCGCGCTCAGCGGCGTCATCGTGCTGTTCATGATCTTCGACGGCGTCATCAAGCTGCCGCCGCTCGACATCGTCACCCAGACGATGGTGCCGCTCGGCTGGCCGGCGGATCCGAATGTCGCACGCATGCTCGGCATCATCGGCCTGATCTCGACGGCGCTCTACGCCTTGCCGCGCACCGCGGTGCTCGGCGCCATCCTGCTCACCGCCTATATGGGCGGCGCCATCGCCACCAATGTCCGCGTCGACAATCCGCTGTTCTCGCACACGCTGTTCGGCGTCTATCTCGGCATCATCCTGTGGGGTGGCCTGTATCTGCGCGATCCCCGGGTGCGTGCGCTGATCCCGTTCAGCCGTTAA
- a CDS encoding SRPBCC family protein has product MFSTILLILLVIIAAVLLYAATRPNDFVVTRTASIKAPPEAIFPMINDFSHWPTWSPYEKLDPQMKRTLSGTESGKGAAYAWEGNSKAGKGRMEIVNSVPSSLVSLKLDFEKPFRANNSVDFTLTPSGGSTAVTWAMRGSRPFIAKLMGLFMNFDTLIGKDFEVGLANLKRATEA; this is encoded by the coding sequence ATGTTTAGCACCATCCTCCTGATCCTGCTCGTCATCATCGCCGCCGTGCTCCTCTATGCCGCGACGCGGCCGAACGATTTCGTCGTCACCCGCACAGCCAGCATCAAGGCTCCGCCGGAAGCGATCTTCCCGATGATCAATGATTTCAGCCATTGGCCGACATGGTCGCCTTACGAAAAGCTCGACCCGCAGATGAAACGCACGCTGTCCGGCACGGAGAGCGGCAAGGGCGCGGCCTATGCCTGGGAAGGCAATTCCAAGGCCGGCAAGGGGCGGATGGAGATCGTCAATTCGGTGCCGTCCTCGCTGGTGTCGCTGAAACTCGATTTCGAGAAGCCGTTCAGGGCCAACAACAGCGTCGATTTCACCCTGACGCCTTCGGGCGGCAGCACCGCCGTCACCTGGGCGATGCGCGGCAGCCGGCCCTTCATCGCCAAGCTGATGGGCCTGTTCATGAATTTCGACACGCTGATCGGCAAGGATTTCGAGGTCGGCCTCGCCAATCTGAAACGCGCCACGGAGGCATGA
- the rpsP gene encoding 30S ribosomal protein S16, which translates to MPLKIRLARAGSKKRPYYHVVIADARSPRDGRFIESIGSWNPLLPKDGERVKVDADRVKHWLAHGAQPTDRVLRFLDEAGLVKRDARSNPKKAEPGKKAQERAALLKKAQEDAAAAVAAAAAAPAEAEAATAE; encoded by the coding sequence ATGCCCTTGAAGATCCGACTGGCCCGTGCGGGCTCGAAGAAGCGTCCTTACTACCACGTCGTCATCGCCGACGCCCGTTCGCCGCGCGACGGCCGGTTCATCGAGTCGATCGGCTCGTGGAACCCGCTGCTGCCCAAGGACGGCGAGCGCGTCAAGGTCGATGCCGACCGCGTCAAGCATTGGCTGGCGCATGGCGCCCAGCCGACCGACCGCGTGCTGCGCTTCCTCGACGAGGCCGGCCTCGTCAAGCGCGACGCCCGTTCCAACCCGAAGAAGGCCGAGCCGGGCAAGAAGGCGCAGGAACGCGCTGCCCTTCTGAAGAAGGCGCAGGAAGACGCCGCAGCCGCCGTTGCGGCCGCCGCAGCAGCACCGGCCGAGGCCGAAGCCGCCACCGCCGAATAA
- a CDS encoding chorismate mutase, with protein sequence MNEEKDMADARAILADYRASIDNIDAALIHMLAERFRCTKAVGVLKATHGLPPADPAREQQQIARLRQLAKDAHLDPDFAEKFLNFVVREVIRHHEQIAASTSNGVTKTN encoded by the coding sequence ATGAACGAAGAGAAAGATATGGCTGACGCCCGCGCCATCCTGGCCGACTATCGTGCTTCGATCGACAACATCGACGCGGCCCTTATCCACATGCTGGCCGAGCGCTTCCGCTGCACCAAGGCGGTTGGCGTGCTGAAGGCGACGCATGGCCTGCCGCCGGCCGACCCGGCACGCGAGCAGCAGCAGATCGCCCGGCTTCGCCAGCTGGCGAAGGATGCCCATCTCGACCCGGATTTCGCGGAAAAATTCCTCAACTTCGTCGTCCGCGAAGTGATCCGCCACCACGAACAGATCGCCGCTTCCACTTCCAACGGCGTGACGAAAACCAACTGA
- the ffh gene encoding signal recognition particle protein, translating into MFESLQERLGSILNGLTGRGALSEADVSAALREVRRALLEADVALEVVRSFTDKVREKAVGAAVVKSIKPGQMVVKIVHDELVEMLGAEGVAIDLNAPAPVVIMMVGLQGSGKTTTSAKIAKRLSERQNKKVLMASLDTRRPAAQEQLRQLGEQVKVATLPIIDGQSPVDIARRAVQAAKLGGHDVVILDTAGRTHIDEPLMVEMADIKKVSSPHEILLVADSLTGQDAVNLAKSFDERVGITGLVLTRMDGDGRGGAALSMRAVTGKPIKLIGTGEKMDGLEEFHPKRIADRILGMGDIVSLVEKAAENIDAEQAAAMAKKMQSGKFDLNDLASQLQQMSKMGGMGGIMGMMPGMGKMKDQMAAAGLDDKMFGRQLAIISSMTKAERANPDVLKHSRKKRIAAGSGTDAAEINKLLKMHRGMADMMKAMGGKGKGGGLMRGMMGGLANKMGLGGMMPGGMGGMMGGGMPDLSKMDPKQLEALQKQAQAAGLGSGMKGLPGGGLPGLPGGMKLPGLPGLGGGGLPGLGKKK; encoded by the coding sequence ATGTTTGAATCGCTTCAGGAGCGCCTTGGCTCCATCCTGAACGGCCTGACCGGCCGCGGTGCCCTGTCGGAGGCTGATGTCTCGGCGGCACTGCGCGAGGTGCGCCGTGCGCTGCTCGAAGCCGACGTGGCGCTGGAAGTGGTGCGCTCCTTCACCGACAAGGTACGCGAGAAGGCCGTCGGCGCCGCCGTGGTCAAGTCGATCAAGCCCGGCCAGATGGTCGTCAAGATCGTCCATGACGAACTGGTCGAGATGCTCGGCGCCGAAGGCGTCGCCATCGATCTCAATGCCCCGGCGCCGGTCGTCATCATGATGGTCGGCCTGCAAGGTTCCGGCAAGACGACCACTTCGGCCAAGATCGCCAAGCGCCTTTCCGAGCGTCAGAACAAGAAGGTTCTGATGGCCTCGCTCGACACGCGGCGCCCCGCCGCGCAGGAGCAGCTTCGCCAGCTCGGCGAACAGGTCAAGGTGGCCACGCTGCCGATCATCGACGGGCAGTCGCCGGTCGACATCGCGCGCCGTGCCGTCCAGGCGGCCAAGCTCGGCGGCCATGACGTCGTCATTCTCGACACCGCCGGCCGCACCCATATCGACGAGCCGCTGATGGTCGAGATGGCCGACATCAAGAAGGTGTCGAGCCCACACGAAATCCTGCTGGTCGCCGATTCGCTGACCGGCCAGGACGCCGTCAACCTGGCCAAGAGCTTCGACGAGCGCGTCGGCATCACCGGTCTCGTGCTGACCCGCATGGACGGCGACGGCCGCGGTGGCGCGGCACTTTCGATGCGTGCCGTCACCGGCAAGCCGATCAAGCTGATCGGCACCGGCGAAAAGATGGACGGGCTGGAGGAATTCCACCCCAAGCGCATCGCCGACCGCATCCTCGGCATGGGCGACATTGTCTCGCTCGTCGAAAAGGCCGCCGAAAACATCGACGCCGAACAGGCGGCGGCGATGGCCAAGAAGATGCAGTCGGGCAAGTTCGACCTGAACGACCTCGCCAGCCAGCTTCAGCAGATGTCGAAAATGGGCGGCATGGGCGGCATCATGGGCATGATGCCTGGCATGGGCAAGATGAAGGACCAGATGGCTGCCGCCGGCCTCGACGACAAGATGTTCGGCCGCCAGCTCGCCATCATCTCGTCGATGACCAAGGCCGAGCGCGCCAATCCGGATGTGCTGAAGCACTCGCGCAAGAAGCGCATCGCCGCCGGTTCCGGCACCGACGCGGCCGAAATCAACAAGCTGCTCAAGATGCACCGCGGCATGGCCGACATGATGAAGGCGATGGGCGGCAAGGGCAAAGGCGGCGGCCTGATGCGCGGCATGATGGGCGGTCTCGCCAACAAGATGGGCCTCGGCGGCATGATGCCGGGTGGCATGGGCGGCATGATGGGCGGCGGTATGCCGGACCTGTCGAAGATGGACCCCAAGCAGCTCGAAGCTCTGCAGAAGCAGGCGCAGGCAGCCGGCCTCGGCAGCGGCATGAAAGGCCTTCCCGGCGGCGGCCTGCCCGGGCTGCCCGGCGGCATGAAACTTCCGGGGCTTCCCGGTCTGGGCGGCGGCGGGCTGCCCGGCCTTGGCAAGAAGAAGTGA
- a CDS encoding CPBP family intramembrane metalloprotease, with the protein MTIDSAAFERYRQSPNARTTLPRLFLGTAIVVLFWAATTAAVLFGGTYAFFTSQAPAAPPPEGVMQGFLASPIGILTALVSFAGIWIGLWVAMRWVHGEKLSALIGVSRRISWPGFLKGLVAVLITSLLSEILLYLLQPEIARGPISVPSWLLFAIPIAALTLLQTSSEEVLFRGYLLRGLANRFRSPVIWALLPALLFTSLHWSASASPAINACVLASIAAFALLLTLVVYATGNLGAALGAHLGNNLTGFLLISHQQSYNSFALFTARPLEGPGWTTYDAVLIAFIGIACSLLTILLLLHPRSPLRVAAELPDQSSTA; encoded by the coding sequence GTGACGATCGATTCGGCTGCCTTCGAGCGCTATAGGCAGTCGCCGAACGCCAGGACGACCTTGCCGCGGCTTTTCCTCGGAACGGCGATCGTGGTCCTGTTCTGGGCCGCCACGACCGCGGCCGTGCTGTTCGGCGGCACCTACGCATTCTTCACCTCGCAGGCACCAGCGGCTCCGCCACCCGAGGGCGTGATGCAGGGCTTCCTCGCCTCGCCCATCGGCATCCTCACCGCGCTCGTCTCGTTCGCCGGCATCTGGATCGGCCTTTGGGTCGCCATGCGCTGGGTGCATGGCGAGAAGCTGTCGGCGCTGATCGGCGTCAGCCGTCGTATTTCATGGCCGGGCTTCCTCAAGGGGCTGGTCGCGGTGCTGATCACATCGCTCCTATCCGAGATCCTGCTCTATCTCTTGCAGCCTGAGATCGCGCGCGGCCCGATCAGCGTGCCGTCCTGGCTGCTGTTCGCGATCCCGATCGCCGCGCTCACCTTGTTGCAGACCTCGTCGGAAGAGGTGCTTTTTCGCGGCTATCTGCTGCGCGGCCTGGCCAACCGGTTCAGGAGCCCGGTCATCTGGGCGCTGTTGCCGGCCCTGCTGTTCACCTCGCTGCATTGGAGTGCGAGCGCGTCACCCGCCATCAACGCTTGCGTGCTGGCCTCGATCGCCGCTTTCGCGCTGCTGCTGACGCTTGTCGTCTATGCCACCGGCAATCTCGGCGCCGCCCTGGGTGCTCATCTCGGCAACAATCTGACCGGGTTTCTCCTGATCTCGCATCAGCAGAGCTACAATTCCTTCGCTTTGTTCACCGCCAGGCCGCTCGAAGGCCCGGGCTGGACGACATATGATGCGGTTCTCATCGCCTTCATCGGCATCGCCTGCAGCCTGCTGACGATTTTGCTCCTGCTGCATCCGCGCTCGCCGCTGAGGGTTGCCGCTGAGTTGCCCGACCAGTCGAGCACGGCCTGA
- a CDS encoding DUF1236 domain-containing protein, whose translation MKSLLFPAVAGMLTAMSGAAFADTAVSAVTDLNVRAGPGPQYPVIGVLAAGQSATLNGCIENSKWCTIAEAGGQGWVYSDYVTADFSGTRVVLTQRPHGSSVTVVSPPDDIGDYSTDYTGAIVAGEPIEDAFPPPPLEIRTYVDTHRLDPVYLDGEVVTGATLPDTVELREIPDYNYRYVYVNGQPALIDPQTRRIMYVVR comes from the coding sequence ATGAAATCCCTATTGTTTCCGGCTGTCGCCGGAATGCTGACCGCGATGTCGGGCGCCGCCTTTGCCGACACCGCCGTCTCCGCCGTCACCGATCTCAACGTCCGCGCCGGGCCTGGTCCGCAATATCCTGTCATCGGCGTGCTCGCCGCCGGCCAGTCGGCGACGCTCAATGGCTGCATCGAAAACAGCAAATGGTGCACCATCGCCGAGGCCGGCGGCCAGGGCTGGGTCTATTCCGACTATGTGACGGCAGATTTCAGCGGCACCCGGGTGGTGCTGACGCAGCGGCCGCACGGTTCCAGCGTTACTGTCGTCTCGCCGCCGGACGACATCGGTGACTACTCGACCGACTATACCGGCGCGATCGTTGCCGGTGAGCCGATCGAGGACGCCTTCCCCCCACCCCCGCTCGAAATCAGAACCTATGTCGACACGCATCGCCTCGACCCCGTCTATCTCGACGGCGAGGTGGTGACCGGCGCCACCTTGCCCGACACCGTCGAGCTGCGCGAAATCCCGGATTACAACTACCGCTATGTCTATGTGAACGGCCAGCCGGCGCTGATCGATCCGCAGACGCGGCGCATCATGTACGTCGTGCGCTGA
- a CDS encoding murein transglycosylase: MALLAKGKMFASAVVAVLALATGAQAAASCGKTGAGFEAWKPEFAAEAKSEGVGPKGLAALAGASYATKTISVDRGIHKAFSGSVDDFMKRRGGAAIISKGRSLKKSNAALFSKIEANYGVSPGVLLAIWGMETGFGSAMGNQNTVSAILTLAYDCRRPGFFYPHAIAALKLVDRGALTASSVGAAHGEIGHTQFLPGNVLKYGVGSGNLRDKGTALASTANFLKGHGWRAGASASSNMGAIAGWNSASVYQQAIARIATAIDGD, from the coding sequence ATGGCATTACTTGCCAAGGGAAAGATGTTTGCATCGGCCGTGGTGGCGGTGCTTGCGCTGGCTACGGGCGCGCAGGCGGCGGCCAGCTGCGGCAAGACCGGCGCCGGATTCGAGGCTTGGAAGCCGGAGTTCGCCGCCGAGGCCAAGTCCGAAGGCGTGGGCCCCAAGGGTCTGGCCGCTCTGGCCGGCGCGAGCTACGCAACAAAGACGATCTCCGTCGACCGCGGCATCCACAAGGCGTTCAGCGGCTCGGTGGATGATTTCATGAAGCGCCGTGGCGGGGCCGCGATCATTTCCAAGGGCCGGTCGCTGAAGAAGTCGAACGCGGCGCTGTTTTCCAAGATCGAAGCGAATTACGGCGTGTCGCCGGGTGTGTTGCTCGCCATCTGGGGTATGGAAACCGGGTTCGGTTCCGCCATGGGCAACCAGAATACGGTTTCTGCCATTTTGACGCTTGCCTATGATTGCCGCCGTCCGGGTTTCTTTTACCCGCATGCCATTGCGGCCCTGAAGCTGGTTGACCGCGGGGCGTTGACAGCCTCGTCCGTCGGCGCCGCGCATGGCGAGATTGGCCACACGCAGTTCCTGCCCGGAAATGTCTTGAAGTATGGCGTCGGCAGCGGAAACCTGCGCGACAAGGGCACTGCGCTGGCTTCCACCGCCAACTTCCTCAAGGGTCATGGCTGGCGTGCCGGTGCGAGCGCGAGTTCGAATATGGGCGCAATTGCCGGCTGGAATTCGGCGAGCGTCTATCAGCAGGCTATCGCCCGCATCGCCACCGCAATCGACGGCGACTGA
- a CDS encoding argininosuccinate synthase: MSKAKDVKKVVLAYSGGLDTSIILKWLQTELGAEVVTFTADLGQGGELEPARRKAEMMGIKDIRVVDVREEFVSDFVFPMFRANTVYEGTYLLGTSIARPLISKHLVDIARETGADAIAHGATGKGNDQVRFELSAYALNPDIKVIAPWRDWSFKSRTDLMNFAEQHQIPVPKDKKGDAPFSVDANLLHSSSEGKVLEDPWVEPPEFVHQRTVSPMDAPDKVTEIEIEFLKGDPIALNGKKLSPATMLAALNDLGRDNGIGRLDLVENRFVGMKSRGVYETPGGTILIAAHRAIESITLDRGAAHLKDEFMPRYAELIYNGFWFAPERLMLQAMIDKSQEDVEGTVRLKLYKGNVMVTGRKSKKTLYSDALVTFEDDRGAYDQKDAAGFIRLNALRLRTLAARNRRG, encoded by the coding sequence ATGTCCAAGGCCAAAGACGTCAAGAAGGTCGTGCTCGCCTATTCCGGCGGCCTCGACACATCCATCATCCTGAAATGGCTGCAGACCGAGCTCGGCGCCGAAGTCGTGACGTTCACCGCCGATCTCGGCCAGGGCGGCGAACTCGAGCCGGCGCGCCGCAAGGCCGAGATGATGGGCATCAAGGACATCCGCGTCGTCGACGTGCGCGAGGAATTCGTTTCCGACTTCGTCTTCCCGATGTTTCGCGCCAACACCGTCTATGAAGGCACCTATCTGCTCGGCACCTCGATCGCTCGGCCGCTGATCTCCAAGCACCTGGTCGATATAGCCAGGGAGACCGGCGCCGACGCCATTGCGCATGGCGCCACCGGCAAGGGCAACGACCAGGTTCGCTTCGAGCTTTCGGCCTATGCGCTGAACCCCGACATCAAGGTCATTGCACCATGGCGCGACTGGTCGTTCAAGTCGCGTACCGACCTGATGAACTTCGCCGAGCAGCACCAGATCCCGGTGCCGAAGGACAAGAAGGGCGACGCACCGTTCTCCGTCGATGCCAACCTGCTGCACTCCTCGTCCGAGGGCAAGGTTCTGGAAGATCCGTGGGTGGAGCCGCCGGAATTCGTCCACCAGCGCACCGTTTCGCCGATGGATGCCCCCGACAAGGTCACCGAGATCGAGATCGAATTCCTGAAGGGCGATCCGATCGCGCTCAACGGCAAGAAACTGTCGCCGGCGACCATGCTGGCGGCCCTCAACGATCTCGGCCGCGACAACGGCATCGGCCGCCTCGACCTGGTCGAGAACCGTTTCGTCGGCATGAAGTCGCGCGGCGTCTACGAAACACCAGGCGGCACCATCCTGATCGCTGCCCACCGCGCCATCGAATCGATCACGCTCGATCGCGGTGCCGCCCACCTCAAGGACGAGTTCATGCCGCGCTACGCCGAGCTGATCTACAACGGCTTCTGGTTCGCGCCCGAGCGGCTGATGCTGCAGGCGATGATCGACAAGAGCCAGGAAGACGTCGAAGGCACGGTGCGCCTCAAGCTCTACAAGGGCAACGTCATGGTCACCGGCCGCAAGTCGAAGAAGACGCTCTATTCCGACGCGCTGGTCACCTTCGAGGATGACCGTGGCGCCTACGACCAGAAGGACGCCGCCGGCTTCATCCGCCTCAACGCGCTGCGGTTGCGCACGCTGGCCGCGCGTAACCGCCGGGGCTGA